In a single window of the Renibacterium salmoninarum ATCC 33209 genome:
- a CDS encoding histidinol-phosphate transaminase, protein MSTENLESTPVTPRAALGKLPRYAAGKPPAVVEGIQSYKLSSNENPLPPLPEVLAAISDFEAINRYPEPTAAPVRAALAELLDVPAEDIVMGTGGLGAFNQILAVFAGSNDNGEPDEVIYPWRSFEAYPISVGLTGAESVQVPLASGGRHDLAAMAAAITERTKVIVLCTPNNPTGPALRTDEVEDFLNQVPARVVVVIDEAYHDLNRDPQMVKGLEMYRKYSNVVLLRTFSKAYGLAGLRIGYSISNPEITENLRIAASPFTASSVAQEAAVASIELHEKIIERVQTLVFERDRVLEGIRALGWDIPDAQGNFIWLNLAENSLEFAALAEKNGIAVRPFAGDGVRVSIGEVEANTRFLEICASYTKAPLAS, encoded by the coding sequence GTGAGCACTGAGAACCTTGAATCGACTCCTGTCACTCCGCGCGCCGCTCTAGGCAAGCTACCGCGCTATGCCGCTGGGAAACCGCCAGCTGTGGTGGAAGGAATCCAGAGCTACAAGCTCTCGTCTAACGAAAATCCTTTACCGCCGCTACCTGAAGTATTGGCGGCAATCTCCGATTTTGAGGCGATCAATCGCTATCCAGAGCCCACTGCCGCACCGGTGCGAGCCGCATTGGCAGAGTTGCTGGACGTACCAGCTGAAGACATTGTCATGGGTACCGGTGGACTAGGCGCTTTCAATCAGATTCTGGCGGTCTTCGCTGGTAGTAACGACAACGGCGAACCAGATGAAGTAATTTACCCGTGGCGCTCTTTCGAGGCCTATCCAATTTCAGTTGGCTTGACCGGCGCGGAGAGCGTGCAGGTTCCCTTGGCTAGTGGGGGCCGGCATGACTTGGCAGCGATGGCGGCAGCGATTACCGAGCGCACTAAGGTCATCGTGCTCTGCACACCGAATAATCCGACCGGCCCGGCCTTGCGCACGGACGAAGTTGAAGACTTTCTCAATCAGGTACCCGCCCGAGTCGTCGTGGTGATCGATGAGGCGTATCACGACTTAAACAGGGATCCACAGATGGTCAAGGGTCTAGAGATGTACCGCAAGTATTCGAATGTGGTCTTACTGCGTACATTCTCCAAGGCGTATGGATTGGCTGGCTTGCGGATTGGTTACAGCATTTCGAACCCAGAAATCACTGAGAATTTGCGCATTGCGGCTTCACCCTTTACCGCGTCTTCGGTAGCGCAAGAAGCGGCAGTGGCATCAATCGAATTACACGAGAAGATTATCGAAAGGGTACAAACCCTCGTCTTCGAGCGGGATCGGGTTCTTGAAGGGATTCGGGCGCTTGGCTGGGATATTCCCGACGCGCAGGGCAACTTCATCTGGCTCAATTTAGCGGAGAATTCCCTTGAATTTGCTGCACTCGCTGAAAAGAATGGCATCGCGGTGCGGCCGTTCGCTGGTGACGGAGTGCGAGTAAGTATCGGAGAAGTTGAAGCAAATACCAGGTTCTTGGAAATCTGTGCAAGCTATACAAAAGCGCCACTCGCTTCCTAG
- the pdhA gene encoding pyruvate dehydrogenase (acetyl-transferring) E1 component subunit alpha, whose product MAVVDLPGTELDTVESPSSELQLNHSEQMVQLLAADGTRRDDADFVPFADRLAPEQLRQFYRDMAVARRFDQEATALQRQGELALWVPEIGQEAAQVGSGRASKPQDYLFPTYREHAIALIRGIGPEKLLKLFRGISHGGWNPKDYGFHLYTLVLAAQTLHAVGYAMGIQRDQAKNPEAAPAATIAYFGDGASSEGDVHESMVFAASFNAPVVFFCQNNQWAISVPFEVQSRVPLAERAKGYGFPGIRVDGNDVLAVHAVTEWALDHARNGHGPVLIEAVTYRLGAHTTADDPTKYRRSEEEQLWSTRDPLTRLEKLLRTESHADDAFFAQVSADCEEAAAAVRSAVLEMQMPTIRTSFENVYAEQHPLVAEELAWWENYEAGFDAEEQQK is encoded by the coding sequence ATGGCAGTCGTTGATTTGCCTGGCACCGAGCTCGATACTGTTGAATCGCCGTCGAGCGAACTACAGCTAAACCATTCCGAACAGATGGTTCAGCTGTTGGCAGCAGACGGTACCCGCCGTGATGACGCCGATTTTGTTCCATTTGCGGACAGGCTAGCCCCGGAACAGCTTCGCCAGTTTTATCGTGATATGGCAGTTGCTCGACGTTTTGACCAAGAGGCCACTGCACTGCAGCGGCAAGGTGAGTTGGCGCTCTGGGTGCCGGAAATTGGCCAGGAAGCGGCTCAGGTTGGTTCCGGTAGGGCAAGCAAACCGCAGGATTACTTGTTTCCGACGTATAGGGAACACGCAATAGCGCTTATCCGAGGCATTGGTCCGGAAAAGCTACTCAAGCTTTTCCGCGGTATCTCGCACGGCGGGTGGAACCCGAAAGATTACGGCTTCCACCTCTATACCCTGGTCCTAGCGGCGCAGACTTTGCACGCGGTTGGTTACGCCATGGGTATTCAGCGTGATCAAGCCAAGAATCCGGAGGCGGCCCCCGCTGCAACTATCGCCTACTTCGGTGATGGTGCCAGTTCTGAGGGTGACGTGCACGAATCTATGGTTTTCGCAGCCTCTTTTAACGCCCCCGTAGTGTTCTTTTGTCAAAACAACCAGTGGGCAATTTCGGTGCCATTTGAGGTCCAATCTCGAGTTCCACTGGCCGAGCGCGCCAAGGGTTACGGATTCCCCGGCATCCGAGTCGACGGAAATGACGTGCTTGCCGTGCACGCAGTCACCGAATGGGCACTAGACCATGCCCGAAATGGTCATGGCCCGGTGCTGATTGAAGCGGTGACTTATCGTTTGGGTGCGCATACGACGGCTGACGATCCAACTAAATACCGGAGAAGCGAAGAGGAACAGCTTTGGAGCACTCGGGATCCGCTGACTCGATTAGAGAAACTGCTTCGAACTGAATCCCACGCAGACGATGCGTTCTTCGCTCAAGTCAGTGCGGACTGCGAAGAAGCGGCGGCGGCGGTGCGTAGCGCGGTCTTGGAAATGCAGATGCCAACTATCCGAACGTCGTTTGAAAACGTTTATGCCGAGCAGCATCCGTTGGTGGCCGAAGAGCTGGCCTGGTGGGAAAACTATGAGGCGGGCTTTGACGCTGAGGAGCAGCAAAAGTGA
- a CDS encoding alpha-ketoacid dehydrogenase subunit beta: MSTMTIAKAINEGLRRVLTQDESALLMGEDIGALGGVYRVTEGLKFEFGGERLVDTPLAESGIIGTAIGLALRGYKPICEIQFDGFVFPGFNQITTQLAKIHARSEGQLSAGVVIRIPYGGGIGSIEHHSESPEALFAHTSGLRIITPSNPHDAYWMIQQAVECPDPVIVFEPKRRYWLKGEVDTERSGRSAFEAQILREGSDATLLAYGPLVPVALATAEAAQQAGHSVEVVDLRSLSPIDFDLVTRSVQKTGRLLIAHEAPTFGGLGGEIAARISERAFYSLQSPVIRVGGFHLPYPVARVEEHYLPDIDRMLEALDRAMAY; encoded by the coding sequence GTGAGCACGATGACGATCGCCAAAGCGATCAATGAGGGCTTGCGCCGCGTTTTGACCCAGGATGAAAGCGCCCTGCTGATGGGTGAAGACATCGGCGCTCTTGGCGGCGTTTATCGCGTTACCGAAGGCTTGAAATTTGAGTTTGGCGGTGAGCGCCTTGTTGATACGCCGCTTGCTGAATCTGGCATCATTGGCACTGCGATCGGTCTGGCCTTACGTGGCTATAAACCCATTTGTGAAATCCAATTTGATGGGTTTGTCTTTCCTGGCTTCAACCAGATCACCACCCAGCTGGCGAAAATTCATGCTCGGAGCGAAGGCCAGCTGAGCGCCGGGGTAGTAATTCGAATTCCTTATGGCGGTGGTATTGGTTCGATCGAACACCACTCGGAATCTCCGGAAGCGCTTTTCGCGCACACTTCGGGCCTGCGGATCATCACGCCGTCGAATCCACATGACGCTTACTGGATGATTCAGCAGGCAGTAGAGTGCCCAGATCCGGTCATTGTTTTCGAGCCGAAGCGCCGTTACTGGCTCAAAGGCGAAGTCGATACCGAACGTTCGGGTCGGAGCGCTTTCGAGGCGCAAATCCTTCGGGAAGGCAGCGATGCAACGTTGCTGGCCTACGGCCCACTTGTTCCGGTAGCTCTGGCCACTGCAGAAGCAGCGCAGCAAGCGGGGCACAGTGTTGAAGTGGTCGATCTGCGTTCACTTTCGCCCATTGATTTCGATCTAGTTACCCGTTCAGTGCAGAAAACTGGGCGGCTTTTGATCGCACACGAAGCGCCGACTTTTGGCGGTTTGGGTGGCGAAATTGCGGCCAGGATCAGCGAACGAGCTTTCTATTCTTTGCAATCGCCGGTGATCCGCGTTGGCGGCTTCCATCTTCCCTACCCGGTTGCGCGGGTTGAAGAGCACTACTTGCCGGATATTGATCGCATGCTCGAAGCTCTTGATCGGGCGATGGCCTACTGA
- a CDS encoding dihydrolipoamide acetyltransferase family protein — protein MNSFKLPDVGEGLTEAEIVSWKVKVGDVVAINDGLVEIETVKSLVELPSPYAGIVSALLVAEGQTVDVGTEIITIGAAGAGPLLAHPSVDIAPENIIAETQKRTLPSAEESDEPQPGPLVGTGPEADSVHRRARKRDVSLSTAPLAAELTRPTVAEVVTRPLATPPVRKAAQDSGIDLSLVRASGLRGEITRKDLQDYQQQTEPIPVVGSAAGLIERIPVKGVRKATAEAMVRSAFSAPHVSIFVDVDATRTMEFVKRLKASSDFDGVKISPLLIVAKAVIWAAARNPSANAAWADQEILLKKFINLGIAAATPRGLVVPNIKNAQELSLKELAIALNTLAETARAGKTQPAQMQDGTLTITNIGALGLDTGTPIINPGEVAIVAFGTIKQKPWVVDGQVVPRWITTLGGSFDHRVVDGDVAARFLGDVAAILEEPALLLD, from the coding sequence ATGAACAGCTTCAAATTGCCCGATGTTGGCGAAGGCCTTACCGAGGCGGAAATTGTCTCCTGGAAAGTCAAAGTTGGCGATGTAGTTGCGATCAACGACGGCCTAGTTGAAATTGAGACTGTAAAATCCCTAGTGGAACTGCCTTCGCCGTATGCGGGGATCGTGAGTGCGCTTCTGGTCGCGGAGGGTCAGACCGTCGACGTCGGAACCGAAATCATTACGATTGGCGCCGCGGGAGCTGGCCCCTTGTTGGCTCATCCGTCCGTGGATATTGCGCCGGAAAACATTATTGCGGAGACACAGAAACGTACCCTGCCTTCCGCCGAGGAATCAGATGAGCCTCAACCCGGTCCTTTGGTTGGCACCGGACCGGAAGCGGATTCAGTGCACCGCCGAGCGCGAAAGCGCGATGTTTCGCTTAGTACTGCACCGTTGGCAGCAGAACTTACTCGACCGACAGTGGCCGAAGTGGTGACGCGTCCACTGGCAACCCCGCCGGTGCGCAAGGCAGCGCAAGACTCCGGAATCGACCTGTCCCTGGTACGAGCATCTGGGCTTCGGGGCGAGATCACCAGAAAAGATCTGCAGGACTACCAGCAGCAAACTGAACCAATTCCAGTCGTGGGCTCCGCTGCTGGGTTGATCGAGCGCATTCCGGTTAAAGGAGTCCGCAAAGCAACGGCCGAAGCCATGGTGCGCAGCGCCTTCAGTGCTCCGCATGTGAGCATATTCGTTGACGTCGACGCCACTCGAACAATGGAGTTCGTCAAACGGCTCAAGGCGAGTAGCGACTTCGACGGCGTCAAAATATCACCACTGCTGATTGTCGCGAAAGCAGTGATTTGGGCTGCTGCGCGCAACCCAAGCGCGAATGCGGCCTGGGCTGATCAGGAGATTTTGCTGAAGAAGTTCATTAATTTGGGTATTGCTGCGGCAACGCCACGTGGCCTAGTGGTGCCGAATATCAAGAATGCCCAGGAGCTAAGTCTCAAAGAGCTAGCAATTGCCTTGAACACGCTGGCTGAGACCGCGCGTGCCGGGAAAACTCAACCTGCGCAGATGCAAGATGGCACACTGACCATCACCAACATTGGTGCTTTGGGATTGGACACCGGCACCCCGATTATCAACCCCGGCGAAGTAGCAATTGTTGCTTTTGGCACCATCAAGCAGAAGCCGTGGGTTGTCGATGGGCAAGTAGTGCCGCGTTGGATCACCACGCTAGGTGGCTCCTTCGATCATCGCGTAGTTGACGGCGATGTTGCTGCGCGGTTCCTTGGCGATGTTGCTGCGATTCTTGAAGAACCAGCGCTGCTGCTGGATTGA